One region of Oceanipulchritudo coccoides genomic DNA includes:
- a CDS encoding shikimate kinase, which translates to MQKRRLKDGQLSLRNFRMQGKGQPNIYLIGFMGVGKSAVGRNLARAMRMQFIDSDWAIEQVAGKSISKIFKEDGEARFRELEREFVETGHPETGVVVACGGGLPVQPGMSDLLKQKGVVVCLFARPETIMARTIGNPKRPLLNVENPEERITELMAEREPIYMKTGIGVTTDGRGIAEVVSNITRIYRRELRLR; encoded by the coding sequence ATGCAGAAAAGACGCTTGAAGGATGGGCAGCTCTCCCTCAGGAATTTTCGTATGCAAGGCAAAGGCCAGCCCAATATTTATCTGATCGGCTTCATGGGAGTCGGCAAGAGCGCCGTCGGGCGTAATCTGGCCCGGGCGATGCGGATGCAGTTTATTGACTCGGACTGGGCCATCGAGCAAGTCGCTGGAAAATCCATTTCAAAGATTTTTAAGGAAGACGGGGAGGCCCGGTTCCGTGAACTCGAACGGGAGTTTGTCGAAACGGGGCATCCGGAGACCGGGGTTGTCGTGGCGTGTGGAGGCGGCCTTCCGGTCCAGCCGGGCATGAGCGATTTACTGAAGCAAAAAGGGGTTGTGGTCTGTCTCTTTGCTCGCCCGGAAACCATCATGGCCCGAACCATCGGCAATCCAAAGCGCCCCTTGCTGAATGTGGAAAATCCCGAGGAGCGCATCACGGAACTAATGGCCGAGCGGGAGCCAATTTATATGAAGACGGGAATTGGGGTCACAACGGATGGAAGAGGCATCGCCGAGGTTGTCAGTAACATCACCCGGATCTATCGGCGTGAATTGCGGTTAAGATGA
- a CDS encoding bifunctional nuclease family protein produces the protein MDNDVIKVTIKGVMPTSNGCALFIGPEEKTFIIYVDSQIGNTISMIINDVDRERPITHDLISNVFVALGVSLQRVIINDVKDRTFYARMILKMENELEAKICEIDSRPSDAIALALHDERPIYVSHKVLESEEDMTELLERILKEQG, from the coding sequence ATGGATAATGATGTAATCAAGGTCACCATTAAAGGGGTCATGCCGACCTCCAACGGCTGTGCCTTGTTTATTGGCCCGGAGGAAAAGACATTTATCATATATGTCGATTCCCAGATCGGGAACACCATCTCCATGATCATTAACGATGTCGACCGCGAGCGTCCCATCACCCATGACCTGATCAGCAATGTTTTCGTGGCCCTCGGGGTCAGCCTGCAGCGTGTTATTATCAATGACGTCAAGGACCGCACCTTCTACGCGCGCATGATTTTGAAAATGGAGAATGAGCTCGAGGCGAAAATCTGCGAGATTGATTCACGTCCGAGCGATGCCATTGCCCTCGCCCTGCACGACGAGCGCCCCATTTACGTATCGCATAAGGTTCTCGAATCCGAAGAGGACATGACCGAGCTACTTGAGCGGATACTCAAGGAACAGGGCTGA
- a CDS encoding tRNA dihydrouridine synthase translates to MSHPLPLPDPLEPGSLPTALAPMQDVTDLTFMRLLGQYGVPDYFFTEYFRVHGHSTLDQPIVDSILHHDTGRPVFAQMIGEDTFHLKRTAQALQDLPIAGVDLNMGCPAPKIYRKNVGGGLLRDPDSVESIFATLRETCKGRFTVKMRIGFEDDRHYKAILDLVNEYGVDALSIHGRTVKQMYRGDVDYERIQLAVEHVNCPVFANGNIFSAKKAKRVQESTGCHGVMIGRSAIRNPWIFRQIREDGTKPTFTPLLRDVRAYIDDLWKAAERPGLPDRNRLNRMKKFLNFVGQGVDPDGRFLHEMRRGREVKDFFDICDRHLLIDGRGEQPFAAEPYEGVHARPNHEDESCRL, encoded by the coding sequence ATGTCGCACCCGCTTCCCCTGCCCGACCCTCTCGAGCCCGGTAGCCTGCCAACCGCCCTCGCCCCTATGCAGGATGTGACTGATCTCACATTCATGCGCCTTCTGGGACAATACGGGGTGCCCGATTATTTTTTCACCGAGTATTTCCGGGTACACGGGCACTCCACTCTCGACCAGCCGATTGTTGATTCCATCCTGCACCACGACACCGGTCGCCCGGTTTTCGCCCAAATGATTGGCGAAGACACCTTCCACTTGAAAAGGACCGCGCAGGCCCTGCAGGACTTGCCCATCGCCGGGGTTGATCTCAACATGGGGTGTCCCGCACCGAAAATTTACCGGAAAAATGTCGGCGGCGGCCTGCTGCGGGATCCCGATTCTGTAGAATCAATCTTTGCCACCCTGCGGGAAACCTGCAAGGGGCGCTTCACCGTCAAAATGCGGATCGGTTTTGAGGATGATCGCCACTACAAGGCAATCCTTGACCTGGTGAATGAATATGGAGTGGACGCCCTCAGCATCCACGGCAGGACAGTTAAACAAATGTACCGGGGTGATGTGGATTACGAGCGGATCCAGCTCGCCGTGGAACACGTGAATTGCCCCGTTTTTGCCAATGGAAATATTTTCTCTGCGAAAAAGGCGAAGCGGGTCCAAGAGAGCACCGGTTGCCACGGAGTCATGATCGGGCGCTCGGCCATCCGTAATCCATGGATTTTCCGGCAGATCCGCGAAGACGGGACTAAACCCACATTCACCCCTCTCCTGCGGGATGTGCGGGCCTATATTGATGACCTGTGGAAAGCAGCTGAACGACCGGGACTACCCGATCGCAACCGCCTGAACCGAATGAAGAAATTCCTCAACTTTGTCGGTCAGGGTGTTGATCCCGATGGACGCTTTCTTCATGAGATGCGACGGGGTCGTGAAGTGAAGGACTTTTTCGATATTTGTGATCGCCACCTCCTAATCGATGGTCGCGGAGAGCAGCCCTTCGCTGCCGAACCATACGAGGGGGTGCACGCCCGCCCAAATCACGAGGACGAATCCTGCCGACTCTGA
- a CDS encoding YggS family pyridoxal phosphate-dependent enzyme — protein sequence MNTEQVLERMAKACQRCGRSAQEVSLMAVTKTHPLEATHWALEAGLKHLGENRVQELARKHPQVDDPSACWELIGPVQSNKARLAVEHADRIQTLDRLKLVNAFERHCADLGKARLRVLLQVNVGEDPAKHGCEVAEAASLVEAIQQTQHLELEGLMTIGELTEEEARIRCTFSRLRELRDRLSAGSGLALPVLSMGMTGDLEWAIEEGSTLIRVGTALFGARE from the coding sequence ATGAATACAGAGCAGGTCCTTGAGCGGATGGCCAAGGCCTGCCAGCGCTGTGGACGGTCCGCGCAAGAAGTATCGCTAATGGCTGTGACGAAGACACATCCGCTGGAAGCGACGCACTGGGCCCTGGAAGCGGGGTTGAAGCATCTGGGGGAAAACCGGGTGCAGGAGCTTGCCCGCAAGCATCCGCAGGTCGATGATCCTTCCGCCTGCTGGGAATTGATTGGTCCGGTGCAAAGCAACAAAGCCCGCCTTGCTGTCGAGCATGCTGACCGGATCCAGACCTTGGACCGTCTCAAGCTCGTGAATGCCTTCGAGCGCCATTGCGCGGACTTGGGCAAAGCGCGCTTGCGGGTCTTGCTGCAGGTGAATGTGGGTGAGGATCCGGCCAAGCATGGTTGTGAGGTGGCCGAGGCAGCTTCCCTTGTCGAGGCCATCCAGCAGACTCAGCACCTTGAGCTTGAGGGGCTCATGACAATCGGTGAGCTGACGGAGGAGGAGGCTCGCATTCGTTGCACCTTCAGCCGCTTGCGTGAACTGCGTGACCGGTTATCTGCCGGAAGCGGTCTGGCCTTGCCCGTTCTCTCCATGGGCATGACAGGCGATCTGGAGTGGGCCATTGAGGAAGGCAGCACGCTGATCCGGGTCGGTACGGCATTATTCGGGGCGCGGGAATAG
- a CDS encoding LysR family transcriptional regulator, which produces MHIENFKIFSDLVESQSFSRAAKLNGVTQSAVSQQLRAMEKHFAVLIVDRSQKQFRLTREGHKLYDSAKEILHRYDKLTSELQEMKKVISGTIHISTIYSIGLHELPPYITKFLKEYPSVNVRVEYRRSNLVYEDIIHNSVDLGLIAYPNKTRQLDVIPFLEDRLVLICNPDNPLSKKKTVTIEDLAGQNFIGFDQDIPTRKATDQMFRDHKVDAEPVMEFDNIETVKRAVEINAGISIVPSATVKQEVKQDLLKAIPIKGTNVVRPLAIIHRKGRVLTPAMKKFISTLTGKPYKDESETKEKASKPKADKKAKAAS; this is translated from the coding sequence ATGCACATTGAAAACTTTAAGATTTTTTCGGATCTGGTCGAAAGCCAGTCATTTTCCAGAGCGGCAAAGCTCAACGGGGTGACCCAATCCGCGGTCAGCCAGCAGCTCCGTGCCATGGAAAAGCACTTTGCGGTGCTCATCGTTGACCGGAGCCAGAAGCAGTTTCGCCTCACGCGTGAGGGCCATAAACTGTACGACAGCGCAAAGGAAATCCTGCACCGGTATGACAAGCTGACTTCCGAGCTCCAGGAAATGAAGAAGGTCATAAGCGGGACCATACACATCTCCACAATTTATAGCATCGGATTGCACGAGTTGCCACCCTACATCACAAAATTCCTCAAGGAATACCCATCCGTGAACGTGCGTGTGGAATACCGCCGCTCAAATCTTGTCTATGAGGATATTATCCATAATTCGGTAGACCTGGGCCTGATCGCCTACCCCAACAAAACACGGCAATTGGATGTGATCCCCTTCCTCGAAGATCGATTGGTGCTCATCTGCAATCCAGACAATCCTCTCAGCAAGAAGAAGACTGTCACAATCGAAGACCTCGCAGGACAAAATTTCATTGGTTTCGACCAGGACATCCCGACCCGAAAGGCCACCGACCAGATGTTCCGTGACCACAAGGTCGATGCCGAGCCGGTGATGGAGTTTGACAATATTGAAACCGTCAAACGGGCCGTTGAGATCAATGCCGGTATCTCCATCGTCCCATCGGCAACGGTTAAGCAGGAAGTGAAACAGGATCTGCTCAAAGCTATTCCCATCAAGGGGACCAATGTGGTCCGCCCTCTGGCCATTATTCACCGAAAAGGCCGGGTGCTCACCCCTGCCATGAAGAAATTCATATCCACCTTGACCGGAAAGCCCTACAAGGATGAATCCGAAACCAAGGAGAAGGCATCGAAGCCAAAGGCCGATAAGAAGGCCAAGGCCGCTTCCTAA
- a CDS encoding HU family DNA-binding protein: protein MNKAQLVESVQKTLGGDTSKAAAERAVAAVIDGIEKGLKKDKEVQLIGFGTFKVAKRAARMGINPQSGEKIKIKASKTVKFKVGASLKEKI from the coding sequence ATGAATAAAGCTCAATTGGTAGAATCCGTACAAAAAACGCTGGGTGGTGACACATCCAAAGCAGCCGCCGAACGCGCTGTTGCCGCTGTCATTGATGGCATCGAAAAAGGACTGAAGAAGGACAAGGAAGTCCAGCTCATTGGTTTTGGCACCTTCAAGGTGGCCAAGCGCGCTGCCCGCATGGGTATCAATCCGCAGTCCGGCGAAAAAATCAAGATCAAGGCCAGCAAGACGGTCAAGTTCAAGGTTGGTGCCAGCCTCAAGGAAAAGATTTAA
- a CDS encoding YgfZ/GcvT domain-containing protein has protein sequence MELIRAYLTKPSAVLRFTGEDHVDFLQSQGTADLRGPIGICRYTLWLDHKGLIHGDSHVLKVSAEECLLISYLTPAVDLVSKFDRHIIADDVEIADETDKWNLLSVLPDSIALLPRDCMPGEEDNVFNEESGSYFYPGRRCGPVTVDCLIPSTVALPFEVEEVYEDDVEAIRIKSGIPFLPVDITPGKFNSLEANLISPLSFDKGCYLGQEVVARVHRLGRLSRRFIAVSGRGAAPRVPFMLEDNGREIGAITSVVKSHDTFQGIGWLKSRYEDGRLGMGGLNLEVSTLASS, from the coding sequence ATGGAATTGATTCGTGCTTATTTAACCAAGCCATCTGCTGTTCTCCGTTTTACCGGTGAGGACCATGTTGATTTTCTTCAAAGTCAGGGGACCGCCGACCTGCGTGGGCCGATAGGAATTTGTCGCTACACCCTATGGCTTGACCACAAGGGCCTGATCCATGGAGATTCCCATGTCCTGAAAGTCTCCGCCGAGGAGTGCCTGCTTATTTCCTACCTGACTCCTGCTGTCGATCTGGTGAGCAAATTTGACCGGCACATCATCGCCGACGATGTTGAAATAGCTGATGAAACGGATAAATGGAATCTCCTCTCGGTCTTGCCTGACTCGATAGCTTTGCTCCCCCGCGACTGCATGCCCGGGGAAGAAGACAATGTTTTCAATGAGGAATCCGGTTCATATTTCTATCCAGGCAGACGATGCGGTCCAGTTACGGTGGATTGCCTCATCCCTTCCACCGTGGCACTGCCATTCGAGGTAGAGGAGGTTTATGAAGATGATGTCGAAGCAATCCGCATCAAGTCGGGCATCCCTTTTTTGCCTGTGGATATTACACCGGGAAAGTTTAATTCGCTTGAAGCAAACCTCATTTCGCCGCTCTCCTTTGACAAGGGTTGTTACCTCGGACAAGAGGTTGTTGCCCGTGTGCATCGTTTGGGGCGTCTCTCCAGGCGGTTTATTGCCGTATCCGGCCGTGGAGCTGCTCCCCGTGTACCATTCATGCTGGAGGACAACGGACGGGAGATCGGCGCAATTACCTCTGTAGTGAAAAGTCACGACACCTTTCAGGGTATCGGATGGCTCAAGTCACGTTATGAGGATGGGCGACTTGGCATGGGTGGCCTCAATCTGGAGGTTTCCACCCTTGCTTCCTCGTGA
- a CDS encoding 3-deoxy-7-phosphoheptulonate synthase, protein MSSTARQVSDVNILDSAVLPAPEYLCRELPRSAETANFVASAREAIHKILFGDDQRLLVIVGPCSIHDPEAGLEYARKLVKLKEELQDRLYIVMRVYFEKPRTTVGWKGLIMDPDLDGSCNLPKGLKTARQFLNDVLSLNLATATELLDPITPQYISDLICWSAVGARTTESQTHRQMASGLSMPLGFKNATSGDTTVAINAIRAASQSQTFLGISHQGLASALTTRGNPNCHLILRGGNGLTNYDEKSIHSATEALQKNGLLPCIMVDCSHDNSGKDPNKQPDVMQSVTRQAVQPESPIMGVMLESNLIGGNQAFPRPLDELTYGQSITDGCVGWDATEETLRKTYAALKERF, encoded by the coding sequence ATGAGTTCAACTGCCCGACAAGTCTCCGATGTCAATATTCTCGACAGTGCGGTCCTGCCCGCTCCCGAGTACCTCTGCCGCGAGCTACCCCGTAGCGCGGAAACTGCCAACTTTGTGGCATCTGCCAGGGAGGCCATCCACAAGATCCTGTTTGGCGATGATCAGCGCCTTCTCGTCATTGTCGGGCCTTGTTCTATCCACGACCCGGAGGCTGGGCTGGAATACGCCCGGAAGCTCGTCAAGCTGAAGGAGGAACTGCAGGACCGCCTTTATATCGTGATGCGAGTCTATTTTGAAAAGCCGCGAACAACCGTTGGCTGGAAGGGCCTGATCATGGATCCCGATCTGGACGGCAGTTGCAACCTCCCAAAAGGATTGAAGACGGCACGGCAGTTTCTCAATGATGTTCTTTCCTTGAATCTGGCCACGGCAACGGAGCTGCTGGATCCGATCACCCCGCAATATATCTCCGACCTGATCTGCTGGTCTGCCGTGGGCGCACGGACGACTGAGTCGCAGACACACCGTCAGATGGCCTCCGGCCTTTCCATGCCATTGGGTTTTAAAAATGCAACCAGCGGGGATACCACAGTTGCCATCAACGCCATTCGTGCTGCCTCCCAGTCACAGACTTTTCTAGGCATCAGCCATCAGGGGCTCGCCTCGGCCCTGACGACCCGGGGAAATCCAAATTGCCACCTCATCCTGAGAGGGGGTAATGGACTGACCAATTACGACGAGAAATCAATCCACTCCGCAACGGAAGCCCTTCAGAAAAATGGCCTGCTGCCGTGCATCATGGTCGACTGTAGCCATGACAACAGTGGAAAAGACCCGAACAAGCAACCGGATGTGATGCAATCGGTCACCCGTCAGGCGGTCCAACCGGAGTCCCCGATCATGGGTGTCATGTTGGAAAGTAATCTCATTGGAGGAAATCAGGCCTTTCCACGACCGCTGGATGAACTCACTTATGGCCAATCCATTACAGATGGCTGTGTTGGATGGGACGCGACTGAGGAAACTCTCAGAAAGACCTATGCGGCCCTGAAAGAGCGCTTCTAG
- a CDS encoding ammonia-forming cytochrome c nitrite reductase subunit c552 codes for MSNVRLSKPLLIAIALLVLSTVGILFYYSPDSSVSEAPEVEAILTQFDSPGKLHADPANCIECHREITEAWETSHHALANAPLSDVDRDRLLNVSDELVQARGINWKSQKSLPIMEEPGLPEYPVIGSIGLTPLIQYLHLAPDGRLQAHDVAWDVEKKEWFSVFELDDKDEETPRMSGEWGHWTGQGMNWDANCAYCHMTEYHKKYDVDENIYKRKWSHMGITCAQCHPNMDVHMDQIHNGNNAFVETLSPEQIMETCATCHARREELTKEGFRPGDEFEDHYELTLASVPGIYHPDGQVIGENYVYGSLMMSKMGHAGVTCMDCHDPHTNGHILPFENNALCMRCHGSGLNDAPKINPTAHSRHKTDSTGNQCVECHMPVTYFMGRDGRRDHSFSNPDPQLTIEMGVPNACTQCHNTQSNEWAKRYTDEWYGPEMNADRRTKAALMRDLFAGTTGADARLRAAIDTEKNRFWKSTFISMLQYTPPDQENFQVLVGAVSDPDPMVRSTAVRTVGLDSLGPETGQSLMTDPSRSVRISAAISNGGMRTATQDHEAELKEYLEHTADSPMGALRLSGYWQSRGNIDKAAMFARRSTEFEPLNPEVWRVSAVALHGMGKSAEAVESLEKGRTIAPENPDILFNLGLIHYELGDPNKALSHLNAAVEADPQFESAWYNMILLYWQLEERETAMAKLQGALEAIPQGQRLRQLAGSLR; via the coding sequence ATGTCCAATGTCCGCCTGTCAAAACCCCTGCTGATTGCGATAGCTCTGCTTGTTCTCTCCACCGTTGGTATCCTTTTTTATTATAGCCCCGACTCGTCCGTCTCGGAGGCCCCGGAAGTAGAGGCCATCCTGACACAGTTTGATTCACCCGGTAAACTTCACGCGGACCCCGCCAACTGCATCGAATGCCATCGGGAAATCACGGAGGCATGGGAGACTTCTCATCACGCATTGGCGAATGCTCCGCTGTCCGATGTCGACAGGGACCGTCTCCTGAATGTGTCAGACGAACTTGTCCAGGCGCGGGGCATCAATTGGAAATCGCAAAAGAGCCTGCCCATTATGGAAGAACCGGGCCTTCCGGAATACCCCGTCATTGGCTCCATCGGCCTGACTCCTCTCATCCAGTATCTCCATCTCGCTCCTGACGGACGCCTTCAAGCGCATGACGTGGCTTGGGATGTGGAGAAAAAGGAGTGGTTCTCTGTCTTCGAGCTTGATGACAAGGACGAGGAAACCCCGCGCATGAGCGGCGAATGGGGACATTGGACCGGCCAGGGAATGAATTGGGACGCCAATTGCGCCTACTGCCACATGACAGAGTACCATAAAAAGTACGATGTGGATGAGAACATTTACAAGCGCAAATGGTCACATATGGGGATCACGTGTGCGCAGTGCCATCCAAATATGGATGTTCACATGGATCAAATTCATAATGGTAACAATGCATTCGTGGAAACCCTCTCGCCTGAGCAAATCATGGAAACCTGCGCCACCTGCCATGCACGGCGTGAAGAACTGACCAAGGAAGGCTTCCGACCGGGTGATGAATTCGAAGATCACTACGAACTCACCCTCGCCAGTGTTCCCGGCATTTACCATCCAGACGGACAGGTCATCGGGGAAAACTACGTCTACGGCTCCCTTATGATGAGCAAGATGGGGCACGCCGGCGTGACCTGTATGGATTGCCATGATCCACACACCAATGGACATATCCTTCCTTTTGAAAATAATGCGCTCTGTATGCGTTGCCACGGCAGCGGCCTCAACGATGCCCCTAAAATCAACCCGACGGCCCATAGTCGACACAAGACTGACTCAACGGGCAACCAATGTGTGGAGTGTCACATGCCGGTCACCTATTTCATGGGGCGTGACGGTCGTCGCGACCACTCATTCAGTAATCCTGATCCGCAATTGACAATCGAGATGGGAGTCCCGAATGCCTGCACACAGTGCCACAACACTCAATCCAACGAATGGGCAAAGCGTTATACCGACGAGTGGTACGGACCGGAGATGAACGCCGACAGGCGAACCAAGGCCGCTCTCATGCGGGACTTGTTTGCTGGGACAACCGGCGCGGACGCACGCCTCCGGGCAGCTATCGATACCGAGAAAAACCGGTTCTGGAAATCGACCTTTATCTCCATGCTTCAGTACACCCCACCCGATCAGGAAAATTTCCAAGTACTCGTGGGTGCAGTATCAGATCCCGACCCCATGGTCCGCTCAACCGCTGTACGCACAGTCGGATTGGATTCCTTGGGCCCGGAAACCGGCCAGTCTCTCATGACAGATCCGTCCCGCTCTGTCAGGATTTCCGCTGCCATTTCAAACGGTGGCATGCGGACGGCAACACAGGATCATGAAGCCGAATTAAAGGAATATCTTGAACACACTGCGGATTCCCCAATGGGAGCGCTGCGGCTTTCCGGCTATTGGCAAAGCCGTGGGAATATCGATAAGGCCGCCATGTTCGCCCGTCGGTCAACAGAATTTGAACCTCTCAATCCGGAAGTCTGGCGTGTTTCGGCAGTTGCCTTACATGGAATGGGCAAATCGGCCGAGGCTGTGGAGTCCCTTGAGAAAGGTCGGACGATAGCTCCGGAGAACCCCGATATCCTCTTCAACCTCGGATTGATTCATTATGAACTGGGAGACCCCAACAAGGCGCTTTCCCACCTCAACGCTGCTGTTGAGGCAGATCCGCAGTTTGAGTCAGCGTGGTACAATATGATCCTCCTGTACTGGCAACTTGAGGAACGGGAAACCGCAATGGCAAAGCTACAGGGCGCCCTCGAGGCAATCCCGCAGGGCCAACGCCTGCGCCAGCTTGCTGGATCACTGCGCTGA
- a CDS encoding SET domain-containing protein-lysine N-methyltransferase — MPRPKSYSADDFEVRRSTIPGAGLGLFSKVHIGLEETIGQYTGEIITWDELLAGKYSGSHYIMALTSKFLVVGEGPKANYTRYINHSTSPNATMIISTRWKSARIEAVEPISPGEEIFFNYGEDYWSA, encoded by the coding sequence ATGCCACGGCCCAAAAGTTACTCCGCTGATGATTTTGAGGTCCGTAGATCGACAATTCCGGGCGCGGGCCTGGGGCTCTTTTCCAAGGTTCATATCGGATTGGAGGAAACGATCGGGCAATACACCGGCGAGATCATCACATGGGATGAATTGTTGGCGGGTAAGTATTCAGGATCCCACTACATCATGGCCTTGACTTCGAAGTTCCTTGTTGTGGGGGAAGGACCGAAAGCCAACTACACACGCTACATCAACCACTCAACCTCCCCCAATGCCACCATGATCATTTCCACCCGCTGGAAATCCGCCCGCATCGAGGCTGTTGAGCCTATCTCCCCGGGCGAGGAGATCTTCTTCAACTACGGAGAGGATTATTGGTCGGCTTAA
- a CDS encoding transposase — protein MTEFLDELFQCVSAVDFQIHAYCLLPNHYHLLVEGDRVERLRKSIGLLHGRSSYYWNGEDNTRGRKVWYRTFDRLIHTQRHFYTTLNYLHYNPVKDGYCTKMTEWPWSSVKAFVKEVGRKKAAEIWQAYPPAESHLKELLQ, from the coding sequence ATGACAGAATTTCTTGATGAATTATTCCAATGTGTTTCAGCAGTCGACTTTCAGATACACGCTTACTGCCTCCTTCCAAACCATTACCACCTTTTGGTTGAGGGAGATCGGGTTGAAAGACTTCGAAAGTCAATTGGATTGCTGCACGGAAGGAGTTCCTACTATTGGAATGGTGAGGATAATACACGAGGGAGAAAAGTCTGGTACCGCACTTTTGACCGGCTGATCCACACGCAGAGACACTTTTATACAACCCTGAACTATCTTCACTACAATCCTGTTAAGGACGGCTATTGCACTAAAATGACAGAGTGGCCGTGGTCTAGTGTGAAGGCATTCGTCAAGGAAGTCGGCCGAAAGAAAGCAGCCGAGATTTGGCAGGCCTACCCTCCTGCAGAAAGCCATCTAAAGGAACTATTACAATGA
- a CDS encoding HyaD/HybD family hydrogenase maturation endopeptidase codes for MIEPILILGVGNLLVGDEGVGVHVVRALEEMEWPEHVHLLDGGTGGFHLLSYFSDYKRIILIDATRDGERVGTIQEFTPRLPSDFPPSLGAHDIGLKDLIGAAALTGPLPQMTVVTVSIEELKPMELELSPAVKASVPQVCEKVRQLLALNEVLP; via the coding sequence ATGATTGAACCCATCCTCATTCTCGGGGTGGGAAATTTGCTTGTAGGAGATGAGGGCGTCGGCGTGCATGTGGTTCGAGCCCTTGAGGAGATGGAGTGGCCGGAACATGTTCACCTGCTTGATGGTGGTACGGGCGGTTTTCATCTGCTCAGCTATTTCAGCGATTACAAACGGATCATTTTGATCGATGCCACCCGTGACGGGGAACGGGTCGGGACAATACAAGAGTTCACCCCGAGGCTTCCGTCTGACTTTCCACCAAGCCTGGGGGCTCATGATATCGGGCTGAAGGATCTTATTGGCGCCGCCGCGCTGACTGGACCCCTTCCACAAATGACCGTAGTCACTGTCTCCATTGAGGAGCTCAAACCCATGGAACTGGAGCTGTCTCCAGCTGTGAAGGCGTCAGTTCCCCAAGTTTGTGAGAAGGTACGCCAGCTCCTCGCTTTAAACGAAGTGCTACCCTGA
- the cybH gene encoding Ni/Fe-hydrogenase, b-type cytochrome subunit yields the protein MAHANSLTSHGYDHDHGYKRVYVWELPVRWFHWINALCILVLTLTGILIAHPPAITSAAEASYSYWFGTTRFIHFATAYVFFFNFVFRIYWGFVGNQYANWKHFIPHSTMQIKKVWRVLLVDIFQSRNRPIHAMGHNQLAYFTYFVMFLVFLFQVISGFGLYAPMSNAWFPQLFTWVVTLFGSDYALRQWHYIAMWFFILFTLIHVYLVFYHDYVEGHGIMSSMVGGWKFLELDEDDEVEVVRKSPLIKKPKND from the coding sequence ATGGCCCACGCAAATTCACTCACCTCACACGGGTACGACCATGACCATGGCTACAAGCGTGTCTATGTATGGGAGTTGCCTGTACGATGGTTCCACTGGATCAATGCCTTGTGTATACTTGTTCTTACCTTGACCGGAATCCTGATTGCGCATCCACCGGCAATTACCAGTGCGGCGGAGGCATCCTACAGTTACTGGTTTGGGACGACACGGTTCATCCACTTTGCCACGGCTTATGTGTTCTTCTTCAACTTTGTCTTCCGGATCTACTGGGGGTTTGTGGGTAACCAGTACGCCAACTGGAAGCATTTTATCCCCCACAGCACCATGCAGATCAAAAAGGTGTGGAGAGTTCTCCTGGTCGATATTTTCCAGTCACGAAATCGGCCAATTCATGCCATGGGACACAACCAGCTGGCATACTTTACCTACTTCGTGATGTTTCTGGTATTCCTGTTTCAAGTGATCAGCGGCTTTGGGCTGTACGCGCCAATGAGCAATGCCTGGTTTCCCCAACTCTTCACATGGGTGGTCACCCTCTTCGGCAGTGATTATGCATTGAGGCAATGGCATTACATCGCCATGTGGTTCTTTATTCTCTTCACCTTGATCCATGTGTATCTGGTTTTCTATCACGATTATGTTGAAGGGCATGGTATCATGTCCTCGATGGTCGGTGGATGGAAATTTCTCGAATTAGATGAAGATGACGAGGTCGAAGTGGTGAGGAAATCGCCGCTGATCAAGAAGCCAAAAAATGATTGA